In Bythopirellula goksoeyrii, a single window of DNA contains:
- a CDS encoding DUF1559 family PulG-like putative transporter, with product MQRSRIAITLLEVLGVIAIIVLLVALLLPAVRTARPAARRNSCMNNLKQISLAILNYESENGTLPPEYTVDEDGNRLHSWRTLILPYMEQSKLYESIDLTKPWDAPANAKARETVVEVYQCPSSDEADGLTNYLAVVGSFCAFSDSTPRELSEATDGPEKSIMLIEVNSDLAVPWMSPNDTSVDEIVEKVFVRDSLTNHPGTINVAFLDGRVSSIQQEVDQEVLRALLTIDGGETIPEP from the coding sequence ATGCAACGATCTCGAATTGCGATCACATTATTAGAGGTTCTGGGAGTAATCGCGATCATTGTACTCCTTGTTGCTTTACTTCTGCCGGCTGTCCGAACAGCAAGGCCAGCGGCTCGGCGCAATTCCTGCATGAACAATCTGAAGCAGATCTCACTTGCCATACTCAATTACGAGTCTGAAAATGGTACTCTACCTCCTGAATATACTGTGGACGAAGATGGCAATCGCCTTCATAGTTGGCGAACGCTAATCCTACCATATATGGAACAATCAAAGCTCTACGAGAGTATTGATCTCACCAAACCATGGGATGCTCCAGCGAACGCGAAAGCGAGGGAGACGGTCGTGGAAGTATATCAATGCCCCAGTTCCGATGAAGCAGATGGACTGACTAATTACCTTGCTGTCGTTGGTTCCTTTTGTGCGTTTTCTGATTCTACTCCTCGAGAATTGTCAGAGGCTACCGATGGCCCAGAGAAATCTATCATGCTGATTGAGGTAAATTCTGATTTGGCAGTCCCTTGGATGTCGCCCAATGACACCAGTGTAGATGAGATCGTAGAAAAAGTTTTCGTCCGGGATTCTCTTACGAATCACCCTGGGACCATAAACGTTGCATTCCTCGACGGTCGCGTTAGCTCGATCCAACAGGAAGTCGACCAGGAAGTCCTCCGGGCCCTG